The Halarchaeum grantii genome includes a window with the following:
- a CDS encoding Eco57I restriction-modification methylase domain-containing protein, with protein sequence MSQATLGSAYQNSSLFSGYYLDERVYDLDGWDCDEGAREALAELRELWDLERDLVASYKEDELLDSWIDEVLDILGFGTLSETTLPAGGGYNDRLLFESADVRRKAATRKRDGDQDAAYNLSAALLEAKQWDADFTTRFSEQRSYRDASHQIKYYLEHTPEDVEWGVLTNGRKWRLYGTKDYATEIYYEVDLPELLESGTLEQFKYFYVFFRPEAFRKTSGTSFLDTVWNESETASQELGEDLQGNVFTALRILGEGFLRTNDGLELDPEDEDDLAELKEQSLVLLYRLMFVLYAESRDLIHPENPAMRDEYDQHFGLNHLRSRIHEDVQSGDDFEDYSEISTQMWGRLDELFTLIDEGEESLGIPPYNGGLFDADDHEFLAEHAVADRYIAEVIYRIGTTETEDGEFVLADYADLDTRHLGTIYEGLLEHEFRIAPDEYAAVSEDGGQVWKPATEVSVADAVETVDEGDLYVVNDDGERKATGAYYTPDYIVSYIVEESVGSLVDDIEADLEVEGLSRSDSEYFRRFWQEVLDLKILDPAMGSAHFLTAATGYLTERVMAVVREQEIQGYSERDLRREIARECIYGVDINGMAVELAKLSMWLETLATDQPLAFLDHHLKSGNSLIGSDIAHVLDGDLEGADSGQLTLQQSFEHTRARALEHVLERFTDLLSIENETLDGIKRMEAVYEDIRSDPLYQHLLSMANVHTADEFGLHVPSDAYNRMAESLRDDSWGEIEEQGWFEDAQKMADEREFFHWELEYPMAFYGEDGTKLDDAGFDAVIGNPPYIRIQELRNHSPGQAEYFNRHYASAVGSYDVYVVFTEKGHSLLSDRGELGYIEPHKFFQSTFGEGIRRYISERGSLKKILSFGHDQVFPTASVYTCLLFLSREASESFEYDEVSPETLLNDELIEPRTVESDYGSEPWVLQTEEIMEVLQKIDDAGPTLSEVCDRIYQGLVTSGDSIYLLEKLGEPTDGYVRVRCREDDSEWVLEEELLRPLLKGEDVHRYAPLDPQNVVIFPYTLSQSEDGAEAEFVEERDLAEKYPHTYEYLKEFETEIRGRENGKMDHDRWYDYVYPKNLTEFEQEKIVTPEISRGSNFTYDDSGYYHKTKVYGILIDGSVAPRRYVLSILNSSVLWFFLKNTGYALRGGYFTFKTDYLNPFSIPEVSQKSPGERERDYEPAIEAFLQGNLDRSKVIETAEENTAASLGYLSDQMMELNSRYHSINRSLLDHLGNYTEGPNLPDIGLFQPTSSNILDATAEDYEKLRVGDVETERDGSSVTLSATARYKPEDEDAFETDQWEYTETGYEEAFTLTDLTEVEAALVEAFVPVAAEEADGFAGFRDNATKTNSPIDRLKAITLPDPDDVADDLERYLQAKERADELDEKIEKTDDLIDEIVYDLYGLSEEEIEIVESSVRND encoded by the coding sequence ATGAGCCAGGCGACGTTGGGCTCGGCCTACCAGAATTCGAGTCTCTTCTCCGGCTACTATCTCGACGAACGCGTCTACGATCTCGACGGGTGGGACTGCGACGAGGGAGCGCGGGAAGCGCTCGCGGAGCTCCGAGAGCTCTGGGATCTCGAACGAGACCTCGTCGCCTCCTACAAGGAGGACGAGCTGCTCGACTCGTGGATCGACGAGGTCCTCGATATTCTCGGGTTCGGGACGCTCTCCGAGACGACCCTCCCCGCCGGTGGCGGGTACAACGATCGCCTGTTGTTCGAGTCGGCGGACGTCCGCCGGAAGGCGGCGACGCGGAAACGCGACGGAGATCAAGACGCCGCGTACAACCTCAGCGCCGCACTCCTCGAAGCCAAGCAGTGGGACGCGGACTTCACGACGCGGTTCAGCGAGCAGCGCTCGTACCGCGACGCGTCCCACCAGATCAAGTACTACCTGGAACACACGCCGGAGGACGTCGAGTGGGGCGTTCTCACGAACGGCCGGAAGTGGCGGCTCTACGGGACGAAGGACTACGCCACGGAGATCTACTACGAGGTCGATCTGCCCGAACTCCTCGAATCCGGGACGCTGGAGCAGTTCAAGTACTTCTACGTGTTCTTCCGACCCGAAGCCTTCCGGAAAACCAGCGGGACGTCGTTCCTCGATACGGTCTGGAACGAGAGCGAGACCGCCTCACAGGAACTCGGAGAAGACCTCCAAGGCAACGTCTTCACGGCGCTCCGCATCCTCGGCGAGGGGTTCCTTCGGACGAACGACGGACTCGAACTTGACCCTGAGGACGAAGATGATCTCGCTGAGCTCAAAGAACAGTCGCTCGTGCTCCTCTATCGATTGATGTTCGTGCTCTACGCGGAGTCGCGGGACCTCATTCATCCCGAGAACCCGGCGATGCGCGACGAGTACGACCAGCACTTCGGGCTCAATCACCTCCGGTCGCGGATCCACGAGGACGTCCAGTCCGGCGACGACTTCGAGGACTACAGCGAGATATCCACGCAGATGTGGGGGCGGCTCGACGAGCTCTTCACCCTCATTGACGAGGGCGAAGAATCGCTCGGCATCCCGCCGTACAACGGCGGGCTCTTCGACGCCGACGACCACGAATTCCTCGCTGAGCACGCCGTCGCCGACCGCTACATCGCCGAAGTGATCTACCGGATCGGGACCACTGAGACCGAGGACGGTGAGTTCGTCCTCGCGGACTACGCCGACCTCGACACCCGCCACCTCGGTACCATCTACGAGGGGCTCCTCGAACACGAGTTCCGGATCGCCCCTGACGAGTACGCGGCCGTCTCTGAGGACGGCGGACAGGTCTGGAAGCCCGCGACAGAGGTGAGCGTCGCCGACGCCGTCGAAACCGTTGACGAGGGTGATCTGTATGTCGTAAACGACGACGGGGAACGCAAAGCGACGGGCGCGTACTACACTCCCGACTACATCGTCTCGTACATCGTCGAGGAGTCAGTCGGATCTCTCGTCGACGACATCGAAGCCGATCTAGAAGTCGAGGGGTTATCTCGTAGCGACTCGGAATACTTTCGCCGGTTCTGGCAGGAGGTCCTCGATTTGAAAATCCTCGATCCAGCGATGGGCAGCGCTCATTTTCTCACCGCTGCAACCGGATACCTGACCGAACGTGTCATGGCGGTGGTCCGGGAGCAGGAAATACAGGGATATAGCGAGCGAGATCTCAGGCGAGAAATCGCCCGTGAGTGCATCTATGGCGTGGATATCAACGGAATGGCGGTCGAGTTGGCGAAGCTCTCGATGTGGTTGGAGACTCTCGCTACCGACCAGCCCCTTGCGTTCCTCGATCATCATCTCAAATCTGGGAACTCGTTAATCGGGAGCGATATCGCACATGTCCTCGATGGCGACTTAGAGGGGGCTGATTCGGGCCAGTTAACGCTTCAACAATCCTTCGAGCACACTCGTGCGAGAGCTCTCGAACACGTTCTCGAAAGATTCACCGACCTGCTTTCTATTGAAAACGAGACATTAGACGGTATCAAGCGAATGGAGGCGGTGTACGAAGACATTCGTAGCGACCCGCTCTACCAGCACCTCCTCTCCATGGCGAACGTACATACTGCCGACGAATTCGGTCTACACGTCCCCAGTGACGCGTACAATCGGATGGCCGAATCACTCCGGGACGACTCCTGGGGAGAGATCGAAGAGCAAGGCTGGTTTGAGGACGCACAGAAGATGGCCGACGAGAGAGAGTTCTTCCACTGGGAGCTTGAGTATCCGATGGCGTTCTACGGTGAAGACGGCACGAAGCTAGACGACGCGGGTTTCGACGCTGTGATCGGAAACCCCCCGTACATTCGGATTCAGGAATTACGAAATCATTCCCCGGGCCAGGCGGAATATTTCAATCGACATTACGCTTCCGCGGTCGGGAGCTACGACGTATATGTTGTCTTCACGGAGAAAGGACACAGCTTGCTTAGTGATCGCGGTGAGTTAGGGTACATCGAACCTCACAAGTTCTTCCAGAGTACGTTCGGGGAGGGCATCCGACGGTATATCTCTGAGCGTGGTTCATTGAAGAAGATTCTGTCCTTCGGCCATGATCAGGTGTTCCCCACCGCCTCGGTGTACACGTGTCTCCTATTTCTCTCCAGGGAGGCGTCTGAGTCGTTCGAGTACGATGAAGTCTCTCCGGAGACACTCCTGAACGACGAACTAATTGAGCCCAGGACAGTCGAATCGGACTACGGATCCGAACCCTGGGTACTACAGACAGAGGAGATAATGGAGGTTCTCCAGAAGATCGACGACGCTGGGCCGACTCTCTCCGAAGTATGCGACCGGATTTATCAGGGATTGGTTACGAGTGGAGACTCAATTTACCTCTTAGAGAAGCTAGGAGAACCTACAGATGGCTATGTGAGAGTCAGGTGTCGTGAAGACGATAGCGAATGGGTGTTAGAAGAGGAGTTACTCAGGCCGCTACTGAAGGGAGAAGATGTCCATCGGTACGCCCCTCTGGATCCCCAAAACGTGGTTATATTCCCCTACACGCTGAGTCAGTCTGAGGATGGGGCCGAGGCGGAGTTTGTAGAAGAACGTGATCTCGCGGAGAAGTACCCGCATACATATGAGTATCTCAAGGAATTCGAAACAGAGATTCGCGGCAGAGAAAACGGGAAGATGGACCACGACCGTTGGTACGACTACGTTTACCCGAAGAACCTAACCGAATTCGAGCAGGAGAAAATCGTGACTCCTGAGATCAGTCGCGGATCGAATTTCACGTACGACGATTCCGGATACTATCACAAGACGAAGGTTTACGGGATTCTGATCGATGGATCAGTCGCACCCCGGCGCTACGTCCTCTCTATCTTGAACTCCTCCGTTCTCTGGTTCTTCCTCAAAAACACCGGATATGCACTTCGAGGCGGCTACTTCACGTTCAAGACGGACTACCTGAATCCGTTTTCGATACCCGAGGTGAGCCAGAAGAGTCCCGGAGAGAGAGAGAGAGATTACGAACCCGCTATCGAAGCCTTCCTCCAGGGGAATTTAGATCGGTCTAAAGTGATCGAGACCGCCGAAGAGAACACCGCGGCGAGCCTCGGATACCTCTCAGACCAGATGATGGAACTCAATAGCCGCTATCACTCGATCAACCGCTCCCTCTTAGATCACCTCGGAAACTACACGGAGGGCCCGAATCTCCCCGATATCGGGCTCTTTCAGCCAACGTCGTCGAATATCCTCGATGCGACGGCGGAGGACTACGAGAAACTCCGCGTCGGCGACGTCGAGACCGAGCGGGACGGGTCCAGTGTGACGTTGTCCGCGACGGCGCGGTATAAGCCCGAGGACGAGGACGCCTTCGAAACCGACCAGTGGGAGTACACGGAGACCGGATACGAGGAAGCGTTTACGCTCACTGATCTCACTGAGGTGGAAGCCGCACTCGTCGAAGCGTTCGTCCCCGTCGCCGCAGAGGAGGCCGACGGCTTCGCCGGTTTCCGGGACAACGCGACGAAGACGAACTCACCTATCGACCGACTGAAAGCCATCACGCTACCGGACCCCGACGACGTCGCGGACGACTTGGAGCGCTACCTCCAAGCCAAAGAACGGGCTGACGAACTCGACGAGAAGATCGAGAAGACCGACGACCTCATCGACGAGATCGTCTACGACCTGTACGGCCTGTCCGAGGAAGAGATCGAGATCGTCGAGTCGTCGGTTCGTAACGACTGA
- a CDS encoding glycoside hydrolase family 88 protein, whose translation MPRAPEALAAAVTDRGVPDRYAAPATPAHDRLADALADAIERIDAALETFYDRFPTPSSDDLAYGTTDNMDGWTTSFWTGLCWLAYEVTGAARFRDAAEAQLETFERRLHAGETATHDLGFLYTLSAVAGHRITGSERYRDVALSAADHLAERFLDAPGLVQAWGDLGDDDWTSGRMIIDTMLNLPLLFWASETTGDPSYAAIAETHARTAADHLVRADGSTYHTFQCDPETGDPLGGETAQGYADDSCWARGQAWAVYGYALAADYRSRAPYADLSATLGDYYLHEIPDDHVPRWDFDAPEPEIRDTSAAAIAACGFDELARRLPSADERVPAYRHAALATLESLTENYAAGPDADGLLTDAAYHRTEGDYDECCLWGDYFYVEGLVRATEHADWERYW comes from the coding sequence ATGCCACGCGCACCCGAGGCGCTCGCGGCGGCCGTCACCGACCGCGGCGTCCCCGACCGCTACGCCGCGCCAGCGACGCCCGCCCACGACCGACTCGCCGACGCGCTCGCCGACGCCATCGAACGCATCGACGCCGCCCTCGAGACGTTCTACGACCGGTTCCCGACGCCGTCCAGCGACGACCTCGCCTACGGCACGACGGACAACATGGACGGCTGGACGACGTCGTTCTGGACCGGCCTCTGCTGGCTCGCCTACGAGGTCACCGGCGCCGCGCGCTTCCGCGACGCCGCCGAAGCCCAACTCGAGACGTTCGAGCGCCGCCTCCACGCCGGCGAGACGGCGACCCACGACCTCGGCTTCCTCTACACGCTCTCGGCGGTCGCCGGCCACCGCATCACCGGGAGCGAGCGCTACCGCGACGTCGCGCTGTCCGCCGCCGACCACCTCGCAGAGCGCTTCCTCGACGCGCCCGGCCTCGTTCAGGCGTGGGGCGACCTCGGCGACGACGACTGGACATCCGGGCGGATGATAATCGACACGATGCTGAACCTCCCGTTGCTGTTCTGGGCGAGCGAGACGACCGGCGACCCCTCGTACGCCGCCATCGCGGAGACGCACGCCCGGACGGCCGCCGACCACCTCGTCCGCGCCGACGGCTCCACCTACCACACGTTCCAGTGCGACCCGGAGACCGGCGACCCGCTCGGCGGCGAGACCGCGCAGGGCTACGCCGACGACTCCTGCTGGGCGCGCGGGCAGGCGTGGGCTGTCTACGGCTACGCGCTCGCCGCCGATTACCGCTCGCGGGCGCCGTACGCCGACCTCTCCGCGACGCTCGGCGACTACTACCTCCACGAGATCCCGGACGACCACGTTCCGCGCTGGGACTTCGACGCCCCCGAGCCCGAGATCCGGGACACGTCCGCCGCGGCCATCGCCGCCTGCGGCTTCGACGAACTCGCCAGACGGCTCCCGAGCGCCGACGAGCGCGTCCCCGCGTACCGGCACGCCGCGCTCGCGACGCTGGAGAGCCTCACGGAGAACTACGCCGCCGGCCCGGACGCCGACGGCCTGCTCACCGACGCCGCCTATCACCGCACCGAGGGCGACTACGACGAGTGCTGTCTCTGGGGGGACTACTTCTACGTCGAGGGCCTCGTTCGCGCGACCGAGCACGCCGACTGGGAGCGTTACTGGTAA
- a CDS encoding DUF5789 family protein: protein MTLRTATDLLEDAHYPATTAELREAYGNVRIEHPTGEESLDEVLARTGEEEFADATEAVHAVIGAVGQDAVGRVGYSDRDPTPMGVDGHEPVSF, encoded by the coding sequence ATGACGCTCCGAACGGCGACCGACCTGCTCGAAGACGCGCACTATCCGGCGACCACGGCGGAACTCCGCGAGGCGTACGGGAACGTGCGGATCGAGCACCCGACGGGAGAGGAGTCGCTGGACGAGGTTCTCGCACGGACGGGCGAGGAGGAGTTCGCGGACGCGACGGAGGCGGTGCACGCGGTCATCGGCGCGGTCGGACAGGACGCGGTCGGGCGCGTCGGCTACTCGGACCGCGACCCGACGCCGATGGGCGTCGACGGTCACGAACCCGTCTCCTTCTGA
- a CDS encoding DUF2264 domain-containing protein, translated as MNPLSTTAPRTRAEFETVVRELYEPLRSHFSPGNARVRPVATGSHCASAAAELEGFSRPLWGLVPLGVHGDFDDWARFREGLVNGTDPDHDEYWGPADDHDQRHVEMAAIGLGLALVPEELWEPLSETERANLADWLNQINDADLPDCNWLFFRVLTNLGLRSVGAEHDPDRTAASLDELESYAVGDGWYTDGPPEEGAPVDYYVPWAIHYYGLLYAVLAEDDDPERAARFRERARSFATHHRAWFDADGRALPYGRSLTYRFAQAGFWGALAFAGVEALPWGQIRGLWARNVRWWLDQPIFTDGGVLSVGYRYPTLKTSEEYNSPNSPYWALKAFLPLALPADHPFWRADEAPLPDLPETTAQPEPGLVVCRDDGHVFALSAGQRSVHGRAKYAKFAYSSAFGFSVGSRRHGPGLAGHDSTLALSLDGESYRIRGDLDETACEDGVLRSRWTPWDGVRVDSWVAPALPWHVRLHRVRTERRLHVDEGGFAIARPDGPRHGTETTDSGAVVRSDAGTSAVRDPLEAREACVVHEEPNTNLYHPRTSVPTLRATLDPDTHWLATAARAHPDRAVDADAPRPTVRHTAERVVVEHDGERVLRVER; from the coding sequence ATGAACCCGCTCTCCACCACCGCGCCGCGCACGCGCGCCGAGTTCGAGACCGTCGTCCGCGAGCTCTACGAGCCGCTCCGCTCGCACTTCAGCCCGGGGAACGCCCGCGTCCGCCCCGTCGCGACCGGCTCGCACTGCGCGAGCGCGGCCGCCGAACTCGAGGGGTTCTCCCGGCCGCTCTGGGGGCTCGTCCCGCTCGGCGTCCACGGCGACTTCGACGACTGGGCGCGATTCAGGGAGGGGCTCGTCAACGGCACCGACCCAGACCACGACGAGTACTGGGGGCCCGCCGACGACCACGACCAGCGTCACGTCGAGATGGCCGCCATCGGACTCGGCCTCGCGCTCGTCCCCGAGGAGCTCTGGGAGCCGCTCTCGGAGACCGAGCGCGCGAACCTCGCGGACTGGCTGAACCAGATAAACGACGCCGACCTCCCCGACTGCAACTGGCTGTTCTTCCGCGTGCTCACGAACCTCGGACTGCGTTCGGTCGGCGCCGAGCACGACCCCGACCGGACGGCGGCGAGCCTCGACGAACTGGAGTCCTACGCCGTCGGTGACGGCTGGTACACGGACGGCCCGCCCGAGGAGGGCGCGCCCGTCGATTACTACGTCCCGTGGGCGATACACTACTACGGCCTCCTCTACGCGGTGCTCGCCGAGGACGACGACCCGGAGCGCGCCGCGCGCTTCCGCGAGCGCGCCCGCTCGTTCGCCACCCACCACCGCGCGTGGTTCGACGCTGACGGCCGTGCGCTCCCCTACGGGCGCAGCCTCACCTACCGCTTCGCCCAAGCCGGCTTCTGGGGTGCGCTCGCGTTCGCCGGCGTCGAGGCGCTCCCGTGGGGGCAGATTCGGGGGCTGTGGGCGCGGAACGTCCGCTGGTGGCTCGACCAGCCGATCTTCACGGACGGCGGCGTCCTCTCCGTCGGCTACCGCTATCCGACGCTGAAGACCTCCGAAGAGTACAACTCCCCGAACTCGCCCTACTGGGCGCTGAAGGCGTTCCTCCCCCTCGCGCTCCCCGCCGACCACCCGTTCTGGCGGGCCGACGAGGCGCCCCTGCCCGACCTCCCGGAGACCACCGCCCAGCCGGAGCCGGGTCTCGTCGTCTGTCGCGACGACGGCCACGTGTTCGCGCTCTCGGCCGGCCAGCGGAGCGTGCACGGCCGCGCGAAGTACGCGAAGTTCGCCTACTCGAGCGCCTTCGGGTTCTCCGTCGGGAGCCGCCGCCACGGGCCCGGCCTCGCCGGCCACGACAGCACGCTCGCCCTCTCGCTCGACGGCGAGAGCTACCGGATTCGCGGCGACCTCGACGAGACGGCCTGCGAGGACGGCGTCCTCCGGTCGCGCTGGACGCCGTGGGACGGCGTCCGCGTCGACTCGTGGGTCGCCCCCGCGCTCCCGTGGCACGTCAGACTCCACCGCGTGCGGACCGAGCGCCGACTCCACGTCGACGAGGGCGGGTTCGCCATCGCGCGCCCCGACGGACCGCGACACGGCACCGAAACCACCGACTCGGGAGCGGTCGTGCGGAGCGACGCCGGAACGAGCGCCGTCCGCGACCCCCTCGAGGCGCGCGAGGCGTGCGTCGTCCACGAGGAGCCGAACACGAACCTCTACCACCCCCGGACGAGCGTGCCGACGCTGCGCGCGACGCTCGACCCCGACACGCACTGGCTGGCGACCGCCGCCCGCGCGCACCCCGACCGGGCGGTCGACGCCGACGCCCCCCGGCCGACGGTCCGGCACACCGCCGAGCGCGTCGTCGTCGAGCACGACGGCGAACGCGTCCTCCGCGTCGAGCGGTAG
- a CDS encoding PAS domain-containing sensor histidine kinase, whose protein sequence is MEADPAGILLDHAQDKILLLEEDGVVTYVNAAVRPMLGFDPDDLLGDCVFDYVHPEDVERVRATFDETIAEDSFVEVTVEYRHRTSDGDWRWLESHMSNLTDATLDGYVVSSRDVTDRVTAEHDRDTAASRLHELSTATGDVLWMFDADWSELLFVNPAYEELYGASIDGLRDDPHSFLERIHPEDRSAVEAAMARLSDGEPLDMEYRIVRDGRRDRWVWVQGQPIVEDGETVRIAGFTKDVSDRRRRERQLVVVDNLLRHNLRNDLNVIIGTADSIASEFPALADRTAVIRRTSRDLLASAEKQRDLIDLVCEQPGRTPVDLASLLEDAVRTVRERHPNATVDCSGRAPTRIRGRPELEAAVVELLENAITHSRSDTPRVCVRQRETNTHVEITVADDAPPLPSVEADVLTGDHEMTDVYHSTGIGLWLVYWSVDLSNGHITVRSTESGNRITLSLPHTSD, encoded by the coding sequence ATGGAAGCCGACCCGGCCGGCATCCTCCTCGACCACGCCCAAGACAAGATCCTGCTCCTCGAGGAGGACGGCGTCGTCACCTACGTGAACGCCGCCGTCAGGCCGATGCTCGGCTTCGACCCGGACGACCTCCTCGGCGACTGCGTCTTCGACTACGTCCATCCCGAGGACGTCGAGCGCGTCCGCGCGACCTTCGACGAGACGATCGCCGAGGACTCGTTCGTCGAGGTGACGGTCGAGTACCGCCACCGGACGAGCGACGGCGACTGGCGCTGGCTGGAGAGCCACATGTCGAACCTCACCGACGCCACCCTCGACGGCTACGTCGTCAGCTCGCGCGACGTCACCGACCGCGTCACCGCCGAACACGACCGCGACACCGCCGCGAGCCGCCTTCACGAGCTCTCGACGGCCACCGGCGACGTCCTCTGGATGTTCGACGCCGACTGGTCCGAGCTCCTCTTCGTCAACCCCGCCTACGAGGAGCTCTACGGCGCGTCGATAGACGGCCTCCGCGACGACCCACACTCGTTCCTCGAGCGCATCCATCCCGAAGACAGGTCCGCCGTCGAAGCGGCGATGGCGCGACTCTCCGACGGCGAACCGCTGGACATGGAGTACCGCATCGTCCGCGACGGGCGTCGCGACCGCTGGGTCTGGGTGCAGGGCCAACCCATCGTCGAGGACGGCGAGACCGTCCGCATCGCCGGCTTCACGAAGGACGTCTCCGACCGGCGACGCCGCGAACGCCAACTCGTCGTCGTCGACAACCTCCTCCGGCACAACCTCCGCAACGACCTCAACGTCATCATCGGGACGGCCGACTCCATCGCCTCGGAGTTCCCGGCGCTCGCGGACCGGACGGCGGTCATCCGCCGGACCAGCCGCGACCTCCTCGCGAGCGCGGAGAAACAGCGCGACCTCATCGACCTCGTCTGCGAGCAGCCCGGCCGCACCCCCGTCGACCTCGCGTCCCTCCTCGAGGACGCCGTCCGGACGGTTCGCGAGCGCCACCCGAACGCCACCGTCGACTGCTCCGGGCGGGCACCGACCCGGATACGCGGTCGCCCCGAACTCGAGGCGGCCGTCGTCGAACTCCTCGAGAACGCCATCACGCACAGCCGGAGCGACACCCCCCGTGTGTGCGTCCGACAGCGGGAGACGAACACGCACGTCGAAATCACCGTCGCGGACGACGCGCCGCCGCTCCCCTCGGTCGAGGCCGACGTCCTCACCGGCGACCACGAGATGACGGACGTCTACCACAGCACCGGCATCGGTCTCTGGCTCGTCTACTGGAGCGTCGACCTCTCGAACGGCCACATCACCGTCCGCTCCACCGAATCGGGGAACCGCATCACGCTCTCGCTCCCCCACACGTCCGACTGA
- a CDS encoding Fic family protein, producing MASDLPTARGILDTHDEVVDHWDLKYPGARVAAPRLKFKRLLEDIPEANTDDEAYQSAALLMRNITTSHYFEDGNKRTAWLTMRTYLDRKGLEPAERGERAERVMRRIRRFSPSELADWLQTGDIDEDRLTP from the coding sequence ATGGCGAGCGACCTCCCGACCGCGCGTGGCATCCTCGACACTCACGACGAGGTCGTCGACCACTGGGATCTGAAATATCCCGGAGCTCGCGTCGCAGCGCCGCGCCTGAAGTTCAAACGCCTCCTCGAAGACATTCCCGAAGCGAACACTGACGACGAGGCGTACCAGTCCGCGGCCCTCCTCATGCGGAACATCACGACGTCGCACTACTTCGAGGACGGGAACAAACGGACGGCGTGGCTAACGATGCGGACCTACCTCGACCGGAAGGGCCTGGAGCCGGCGGAGCGGGGTGAGCGCGCGGAACGCGTGATGCGGCGCATCCGCAGGTTCAGTCCGTCCGAGCTTGCGGACTGGTTGCAAACGGGCGATATCGACGAGGATCGTCTCACACCGTGA